One genomic region from Macadamia integrifolia cultivar HAES 741 unplaced genomic scaffold, SCU_Mint_v3 scaffold910, whole genome shotgun sequence encodes:
- the LOC122070418 gene encoding uncharacterized protein LOC122070418 produces MVPLPSQPLPGTTRTSIAESSSATGRPSHHMATLPFLGFPSWFYADGANPAILRVLEMTLEHDASLRLPIHYNCRLMMRSTIWTKEAYVAELQREVIDQWIQLGVEVTDDVMVEVDNLDTSDDDAQS; encoded by the exons ATGGTTCCTCTGCCCTCTCAGCCATTGCCGGGCACAACCAGGACCTCTATTGCCGAGTCATCATCTGCCACGGGTAGGCCTTCACATCATATGGCTACCTTGCCATTCCTAGGGTTTCCAAGTTGGTTCTATGCTGATGGGGCCAACCCTGCAATTTTGAGAGTGCTGGAAATGACCTTGGAGCACGACGCATCTCTCAGACTCCCCATCCATTACAACTGT AGACTTATGATGAGATCCACCATATGGACCAAG GAGGCATATGTGGCCGAGCTACAAAGGGAGGTGATAGATCAATGGATTCAGTTAGGCGTGGAGGTGACTGACGATGTGATGGTTGAGGTGGACAACCTTGATACCTCTGATGATGACGCCCAGTCTTAG